One Aquarana catesbeiana isolate 2022-GZ linkage group LG06, ASM4218655v1, whole genome shotgun sequence genomic region harbors:
- the LOC141148196 gene encoding uncharacterized protein, with protein MNVDKLREHILSYSLNNCPLGNQGFNRIILQLFGFLGHGKSSLINSCKYVLQDRERPFTEFAVSGAAQGGLTMERRSYPLTPTITIVDNRGCSTLNGFETGEIYAQLGNFIPLDMKVEWTQGFEEMLTRLEDSEVEPNFRDIIVPIFVYSVRRDVAPAEAQEINTFLTNCHNLTGIFPIVVLTHKTSGNFTKFRDLFEGMGAEEIIAVENYTAEDHTETRGRHFQFLNLMYKVLEDVDFKMQKPINPKKERAKHKTFLFSFLHTRK; from the exons ATGAATGTTGACAAGCTCCGAGAACACATCCTCTCCTACAGCCTCAATAACTGCCCCCTGGGCAACCAGGGCTTCAACCGAATTATTCTCCAGCTGTTTGGTTTCCTGGGACACGGCAAATCTTCCCTTATTAACTCCTGTAAGTATGTGCTTCAGGACAGGGAGAGGCCCTTCACCGAGTTTGCTgtgtctggggcagcacaaggtgGGCTCACAATGGAGAGAAGATCTTACCCATTAACCCCCACCATCACCATTGTGGACAACAGAGGATGCTCCACACTCAACGGTTTTGAGACTGGAGAGATCTACGCACAACTGG GAAATTTTATCCCTCTTGATATGAAAGTTGAGTGGACACAGGGGTTTGAGGAAATGCTGACCCGGTTGGAAGACTCGGAAGTGGAGCCAAATTTCAGGGATATTATTGTGCCGATATTCGTTTACAG TGTGAGGAGGGATGTCGCCCCCGCAGAAGCCCAAGAGATAAATACTTTCCTTACCAACTGCCACAATTTAACAG GAATATTCCCAATCGTCGTCCTCACCCACAAGACAAGCGGTAACTTCACCAAGTTCCGTGACCTGTTTGAAGGGATGGGGGCGGAGGAGATCATTGCCGTCGAGAACTACACAGCCGAGGACCACACCGAGACCCGGGGAAGACACTTTCAATTCCTGAACCTGATGTACAAAGTTCTGGAAGATGTCGACTTTAAAATGCAGAAGCCAATCAACCCGAAAAAAGAACGGGCCAAACATAAAacatttctcttttctttcttgcaTACCAGGAAGTAG